One genomic window of Solanum dulcamara chromosome 10, daSolDulc1.2, whole genome shotgun sequence includes the following:
- the LOC129904931 gene encoding putative late blight resistance protein homolog R1B-16 isoform X2 — MKKGGRRAKRVQIRRNSKLPFEEKRRRIGNLIDDFLNGLKKIKNEEEEFIDSKLDEFEMLRMELRFLKTFVLFGNSTLDDFYDRMWFLNKDKFNSLTRSLFYEDELILAKYDMEGLAPLLLEEIKSYLSLKNDYVATTTEEKMLEYMDSIFKHLYDLPMYCSDLLLPLMSEYKILRQVCRHLRDFYGLECIMANKTRTEYLYPRYQTIVDRVTQFCFDLWTGKRKQKIGDSNYFYKYDVSQCSSKITSLLIDIIPLELEVLYICTSEIKKQPRSTELKGWVQQILKASPKILQNYLILIQGHMEGALAVNYAPTQSINVMMEFLLIFLTDIPKRFIHPDKLNNMLAHVGLITRKISILVSKLLEESSGININEEDFSSPDLWHEIERMKGDIRQIFQKAPESSQLCFPMDDGFLFLNLLLRHLNDLLISNVYSVALIKKEIMMVIESHEFLRSSFGKVRQTLDDTSGVVKDCWVRSLEVAYEAEHVINCILVRDNALKHLIFSLPSVIDKIKLIVAEVTSLQLEDKNGDDPLDAKSSDEPIEFVDVTVGHEEEEARIIEQLLDEHESELDVISIVGMPGLGKTTLANKVFQNKLVASHFNVCAWCTVSQKYNKSKVLQHIRQQVTRSEEKESEEDLAEKLRRALLDIRYLIVLDDVWDIATAEMLIACFPKVKRGNRIILTSRSSKVGLQVKCRSDPVHLQLLTPEKSWELFEKRVFGEGSCPAELSEVGHQIVEKCQRLPLTLVLIAGVIVRAKKKKKEKDLWLKIQHSLDSFISADKNLQMMKVMQLSYDHLPYHLKPLLLYFARYQKSKRTPVSKLMQLWMDEGLVDRDIPSKSSQSDLDTLISSSLIMVDHIPCESNQPFSVMIKVCYVHDVVHDFCSVKAKKEKFLKLINSGAPFHGSDFLHRRLTIHTDEGQLHKRCVLFNSHKSSAGSKHLIALKVSGSLDNSSYICHTRHLRLLRVLELGNTVLGESLAEEIGSLFHLRFLRIQAYINAIPLSWVNLQNLETLLIEPGYHIMVLLPRILKLSKLKHVSIDLCSFFEVDNEWDIIMDQPSRILEAENSKLEDLTTLSKVLISYSEGTNDALEKFPNLQHLNCIIKEPIDPPTHGDWFPKIDVLNKLESLIASYQKAWAEYCYEYDPELIDKIPPPNEYHFPTSLKELRLYGFPMRCALFSAMAALPELEILEIIDCDFVEDKWDASEDIYQSLKTLRLVSAEFSEWEVDRESFPNLEKLILEHCEELAEIPCAFGDIQSLKSIRVVQIKREVGDSAMKIKKDVEAYTGEDKLDVHVSYAYDDSSEEEEGEEEEEDEGEEEEEEEASTFSHLHPYV, encoded by the coding sequence CTGCCAtttgaggaaaaaagaagaagaatcgGGAAtcttattgatgatttcttgaATGGcttgaagaaaataaagaatgaagaagaagaattcattgATTCAAAATTGGATGAGTTTGAAATGCTAAGAATGGAACTGAGATTCCTAAAAACATTTGTCCTGTTTGGGAATTCGACTTTGGATGACTTTTATGACAGGATGTGGTTTCTGAATAAAGACAAGTTCAATAGTCTTACTAGGTCACTTTTCTATGAAGATGAATTAATCCTAGCGAAATATGACATGGAAGGTCTTGCCCCTCTGCTGCTGGAAGAGATCAAAAGTTATTTGAGTTTGAAGAATGATTATGTAGCCACGACGACAGAGGAGAAAATGTTGGAATACATGGACAGCATCTTCAAACACCTTTATGATCTACCAATGTATTGTTCTGATTTGCTTCTCCCCCTGATGAGTGAATACAAGATTCTTCGGCAAGTATGCAGACATCTGAGAGATTTCTATGGGTTGGAATGCATCATGGCCAACAAAACAAGAACTGAATATCTCTATCCTCGGTACCAAACGATAGTTGATAGAGTAACACAATTTTGTTTTGATCTTTGGACTGGAAAGCGTAAACAAAAAATTGGTGATTCGAACTATTTCTACAAGTATGATGTCTCTCAATGCTCTTCCAAGATTACGTCTCTACTCATTGACATAATCCCTCTTGAGCTGGAAGTTCTATACATTTGTACTTCGGAGATCAAGAAACAACCAAGGTCAACAGAACTAAAAGGGTGGGTTCAGCAAATCTTAAAAGCATCTCCAAAGATTCTTCAAAATTATCTGATTCTTATCCAAGGACACATGGAAGGTGCGCTAGCTGTCAATTACGCTCCAACTCAAAGCATTAATGTCATGATGGAGTTCCTATTGATCTTTCTCACTGATATACCAAAGCGCTTTATCCATCCTGACAAATTGAACAATATGTTGGCACATGTTGGACTAATTACAAGGAAGATATCTATTCTGGTGAGCAAGCTGTTGGAGGAGAGCTCTGGGATTAATATCAACGAAGAAGACTTTTCTTCTCCAGATTTGTGGCACGAAATTGAACGAATGAAGGGAGATATCAGACAGATTTTTCAGAAAGCTCCAGAGTCATCTCAACTTTGCTTTCCTATGGATGATGGTTTCCTCTTCCTTAATCTTCTACTTAGACATTTAAATGATTTGCTCATTTCCAATGTCTATTCAGTTGCTCTGATAAAGAAAGAAATTATGATGGTGATAGAAAGCCACGAATTCCTAAGATCATCTTTCGGGAAAGTCAGGCAAACATTGGACGACACTAGTGGAGTAGTTAAAGATTGTTGGGTGCGTTCTTTAGAGGTGGCATATGAGGCAGAACATGTCATTAATTGCATTCTTGTTAGAGATAATGCTCTTAAGCATCtcatcttctcacttccaagtgTCATTGATAAGATCAAGCTTATCGTGGCAGAAGTCACCAGTTTACAACTGGAGGATAAGAATGGGGATGACCCCCTTGATGCAAAGTCTTCCGACGAGCCAATTGAGTTTGTTGATGTAACAGTAGGTCATGAGGAAGAAGAAGCCCGGATCATTGAACAGCTCCTTGATGAACATGAATCCGAGCTTGATGTCATTTCGATTGTCGGAATGCCAGGACTTGGTAAAACTACTCTGGCCAACAAAGTGTTTCAAAATAAACTAGTTGCTAGTCATTTCAATGTTTGTGCTTGGTGCACTGTTTCCCAAAAGTATAACAAGTCAAAGGTGTTGCAGCATATTCGTCAGCAAGTTACTAGatcggaagaaaaagaaagtgagGAAGACCTTGCTGAAAAGCTACGACGTGCACTACTCGATATAAGGTACCTCATTGTCTTGGATGATGTGTGGGATATTGCAACGGCGGAAATGTTAATAGCATGTTTTCCAAAGGTTAAGAGAGGAAATAGAATTATTTTAACTAGCCGAAGTAGTAAAGTAGGTTTGCAAGTTAAATGCCGTAGTGATCCTGTCCACCTTCAACTTTTAACACCTGAAAAAAGTTGGGAGTTATTCGAAAAAAGGGTATTTGGAGAAGGAAGCTGCCCTGCTGAACTGTCAGAAGTTGGACACCAAATAGTTGAGAAATGTCAACGTCTTCCTTTGACTCTTGTTTTGATTGCTGGTGTAATTGTTAgagcaaagaaaaagaaaaaggaaaaggattTGTGGCTTAAGATTCAGCATAGTCTGGATTCCTTTATTTCTGCCGACAAAAATTTGCAGATGATGAAGGTTATGCAATTAAGTTATGACCATTTACCATACCATCTGAAGCCGTTGTTGCTTTACTTTGCAAGATATCAAAAGAGCAAACGAACTCCAGTCTCTAAGTTGATGCAGTTGTGGATGGACGAAGGGCTGGTGGATCGTGATATTCCATCCAAGAGTAGTCAAAGTGACTTGGATACATTAATTTCCAGTAGCCTGATAATGGTGGATCATATCCCCTGTGAGAGTAATCAGCCTTTTTCTGTTATGATCAAGGTTTGCTACGTACATGATGTTGTGCACGACTTTTGTTCAGTAAAAGCCAAAAAGGAAAAGTTTTTGAAGTTAATCAATTCAGGTGCTCCATTTCATGGTTCGGATTTCCTACACCGTCGTCTAACCATTCATACTGACGAGGGCCAACTCCACAAAAGATGTGTTTTGTTCAATTCTCATAAGTCTTCAGCTGGTAGTAAGCATCTCATAGCTTTGAAAGTGAGCGGTTCGCTTGATAACTCCAGCTATATCTGTCACACAAGACACTTGAGACTTCTTAGAGTGTTGGAACTGGGTAACACTGTCCTGGGAGAGTCTTTAGCTGAAGAAATAGGCTCCCTATTTCATTTGAGGTTCTTAAGGATTCAGGCTTATATAAACGCTATTCCACTGTCGTGGGTGAACCTACAGAATCTGGAAACTCTGTTGATCGAACCAGGATATCACATCATGGTACTACTGCCCAGAATACTCAAACTGTCGAAGCTGAAACATGTGAGTATCGACTTATGTTCTTTCTTTGAAGTGGACAATGAATGGGACATTATTATGGATCAACCAAGTAGAATATTGGAAGCTGAGAATTCAAAGTTAGAAGACTTGACAACTTTATCCAAAGTTCTTATCTCATATTCTGAAGGCACGAATGATGCTCTGGAGAAGTTCCCAAATCTTCAGCACCTTAATTGCATCATCAAGGAACCGATAGATCCTCCTACACACGGCGATTGGTTTCCCAAGATTGATGTTCTTAATAAGCTTGAATCACTCATTGCAAGCTACCAAAAAGCATGGGCTGAATATTGCTACGAGTATGATCCCGAGTTAATAGACAAAATCCCACCTCCCAATGAATATCACTTCCCTACAAGCTTGAAAGAGTTACGGTTGTATGGTTTTCCCATGAGATGTGCTTTGTTTTCAGCAATGGCGGCATTACCTGAGCTTGAAATTCTGGAGATTATCGACTGTGATTTCGTGGAGGACAAGTGGGATGCAAGTGAGGACATCTATCAAAGTCTTAAGACTTTGCGTTTGGTATCTGCCGAATTTTCTGAATGGGAAGTTGATAGGGAAAGTTTTCCcaaccttgagaaattaataCTAGAACACTGTGAAGAGCTTGCGGAAATCCCTTGTGCATTTGGGGATATACAGTCTTTAAAGTCCATTCGCGTGGTTCAAATTAAGCGTGAGGTTGGAGATTCAGCCATGAAGATTAAGAAAGATGTAGAAGCTTACACAGGAGAGGACAAACTTGATGTCCATGTATCATATGCGTATGATGACTcaagtgaagaagaagagggtgaagaagaggaagaagacgaaggtgaagaagaggaagaagaagaggcaAGTACTTTCTCACATCTTCACCCTTACgtatag
- the LOC129904931 gene encoding putative late blight resistance protein homolog R1B-16 isoform X1 has translation MKKGGRRAKRVQIRRNSKQLPFEEKRRRIGNLIDDFLNGLKKIKNEEEEFIDSKLDEFEMLRMELRFLKTFVLFGNSTLDDFYDRMWFLNKDKFNSLTRSLFYEDELILAKYDMEGLAPLLLEEIKSYLSLKNDYVATTTEEKMLEYMDSIFKHLYDLPMYCSDLLLPLMSEYKILRQVCRHLRDFYGLECIMANKTRTEYLYPRYQTIVDRVTQFCFDLWTGKRKQKIGDSNYFYKYDVSQCSSKITSLLIDIIPLELEVLYICTSEIKKQPRSTELKGWVQQILKASPKILQNYLILIQGHMEGALAVNYAPTQSINVMMEFLLIFLTDIPKRFIHPDKLNNMLAHVGLITRKISILVSKLLEESSGININEEDFSSPDLWHEIERMKGDIRQIFQKAPESSQLCFPMDDGFLFLNLLLRHLNDLLISNVYSVALIKKEIMMVIESHEFLRSSFGKVRQTLDDTSGVVKDCWVRSLEVAYEAEHVINCILVRDNALKHLIFSLPSVIDKIKLIVAEVTSLQLEDKNGDDPLDAKSSDEPIEFVDVTVGHEEEEARIIEQLLDEHESELDVISIVGMPGLGKTTLANKVFQNKLVASHFNVCAWCTVSQKYNKSKVLQHIRQQVTRSEEKESEEDLAEKLRRALLDIRYLIVLDDVWDIATAEMLIACFPKVKRGNRIILTSRSSKVGLQVKCRSDPVHLQLLTPEKSWELFEKRVFGEGSCPAELSEVGHQIVEKCQRLPLTLVLIAGVIVRAKKKKKEKDLWLKIQHSLDSFISADKNLQMMKVMQLSYDHLPYHLKPLLLYFARYQKSKRTPVSKLMQLWMDEGLVDRDIPSKSSQSDLDTLISSSLIMVDHIPCESNQPFSVMIKVCYVHDVVHDFCSVKAKKEKFLKLINSGAPFHGSDFLHRRLTIHTDEGQLHKRCVLFNSHKSSAGSKHLIALKVSGSLDNSSYICHTRHLRLLRVLELGNTVLGESLAEEIGSLFHLRFLRIQAYINAIPLSWVNLQNLETLLIEPGYHIMVLLPRILKLSKLKHVSIDLCSFFEVDNEWDIIMDQPSRILEAENSKLEDLTTLSKVLISYSEGTNDALEKFPNLQHLNCIIKEPIDPPTHGDWFPKIDVLNKLESLIASYQKAWAEYCYEYDPELIDKIPPPNEYHFPTSLKELRLYGFPMRCALFSAMAALPELEILEIIDCDFVEDKWDASEDIYQSLKTLRLVSAEFSEWEVDRESFPNLEKLILEHCEELAEIPCAFGDIQSLKSIRVVQIKREVGDSAMKIKKDVEAYTGEDKLDVHVSYAYDDSSEEEEGEEEEEDEGEEEEEEEASTFSHLHPYV, from the coding sequence CAGCTGCCAtttgaggaaaaaagaagaagaatcgGGAAtcttattgatgatttcttgaATGGcttgaagaaaataaagaatgaagaagaagaattcattgATTCAAAATTGGATGAGTTTGAAATGCTAAGAATGGAACTGAGATTCCTAAAAACATTTGTCCTGTTTGGGAATTCGACTTTGGATGACTTTTATGACAGGATGTGGTTTCTGAATAAAGACAAGTTCAATAGTCTTACTAGGTCACTTTTCTATGAAGATGAATTAATCCTAGCGAAATATGACATGGAAGGTCTTGCCCCTCTGCTGCTGGAAGAGATCAAAAGTTATTTGAGTTTGAAGAATGATTATGTAGCCACGACGACAGAGGAGAAAATGTTGGAATACATGGACAGCATCTTCAAACACCTTTATGATCTACCAATGTATTGTTCTGATTTGCTTCTCCCCCTGATGAGTGAATACAAGATTCTTCGGCAAGTATGCAGACATCTGAGAGATTTCTATGGGTTGGAATGCATCATGGCCAACAAAACAAGAACTGAATATCTCTATCCTCGGTACCAAACGATAGTTGATAGAGTAACACAATTTTGTTTTGATCTTTGGACTGGAAAGCGTAAACAAAAAATTGGTGATTCGAACTATTTCTACAAGTATGATGTCTCTCAATGCTCTTCCAAGATTACGTCTCTACTCATTGACATAATCCCTCTTGAGCTGGAAGTTCTATACATTTGTACTTCGGAGATCAAGAAACAACCAAGGTCAACAGAACTAAAAGGGTGGGTTCAGCAAATCTTAAAAGCATCTCCAAAGATTCTTCAAAATTATCTGATTCTTATCCAAGGACACATGGAAGGTGCGCTAGCTGTCAATTACGCTCCAACTCAAAGCATTAATGTCATGATGGAGTTCCTATTGATCTTTCTCACTGATATACCAAAGCGCTTTATCCATCCTGACAAATTGAACAATATGTTGGCACATGTTGGACTAATTACAAGGAAGATATCTATTCTGGTGAGCAAGCTGTTGGAGGAGAGCTCTGGGATTAATATCAACGAAGAAGACTTTTCTTCTCCAGATTTGTGGCACGAAATTGAACGAATGAAGGGAGATATCAGACAGATTTTTCAGAAAGCTCCAGAGTCATCTCAACTTTGCTTTCCTATGGATGATGGTTTCCTCTTCCTTAATCTTCTACTTAGACATTTAAATGATTTGCTCATTTCCAATGTCTATTCAGTTGCTCTGATAAAGAAAGAAATTATGATGGTGATAGAAAGCCACGAATTCCTAAGATCATCTTTCGGGAAAGTCAGGCAAACATTGGACGACACTAGTGGAGTAGTTAAAGATTGTTGGGTGCGTTCTTTAGAGGTGGCATATGAGGCAGAACATGTCATTAATTGCATTCTTGTTAGAGATAATGCTCTTAAGCATCtcatcttctcacttccaagtgTCATTGATAAGATCAAGCTTATCGTGGCAGAAGTCACCAGTTTACAACTGGAGGATAAGAATGGGGATGACCCCCTTGATGCAAAGTCTTCCGACGAGCCAATTGAGTTTGTTGATGTAACAGTAGGTCATGAGGAAGAAGAAGCCCGGATCATTGAACAGCTCCTTGATGAACATGAATCCGAGCTTGATGTCATTTCGATTGTCGGAATGCCAGGACTTGGTAAAACTACTCTGGCCAACAAAGTGTTTCAAAATAAACTAGTTGCTAGTCATTTCAATGTTTGTGCTTGGTGCACTGTTTCCCAAAAGTATAACAAGTCAAAGGTGTTGCAGCATATTCGTCAGCAAGTTACTAGatcggaagaaaaagaaagtgagGAAGACCTTGCTGAAAAGCTACGACGTGCACTACTCGATATAAGGTACCTCATTGTCTTGGATGATGTGTGGGATATTGCAACGGCGGAAATGTTAATAGCATGTTTTCCAAAGGTTAAGAGAGGAAATAGAATTATTTTAACTAGCCGAAGTAGTAAAGTAGGTTTGCAAGTTAAATGCCGTAGTGATCCTGTCCACCTTCAACTTTTAACACCTGAAAAAAGTTGGGAGTTATTCGAAAAAAGGGTATTTGGAGAAGGAAGCTGCCCTGCTGAACTGTCAGAAGTTGGACACCAAATAGTTGAGAAATGTCAACGTCTTCCTTTGACTCTTGTTTTGATTGCTGGTGTAATTGTTAgagcaaagaaaaagaaaaaggaaaaggattTGTGGCTTAAGATTCAGCATAGTCTGGATTCCTTTATTTCTGCCGACAAAAATTTGCAGATGATGAAGGTTATGCAATTAAGTTATGACCATTTACCATACCATCTGAAGCCGTTGTTGCTTTACTTTGCAAGATATCAAAAGAGCAAACGAACTCCAGTCTCTAAGTTGATGCAGTTGTGGATGGACGAAGGGCTGGTGGATCGTGATATTCCATCCAAGAGTAGTCAAAGTGACTTGGATACATTAATTTCCAGTAGCCTGATAATGGTGGATCATATCCCCTGTGAGAGTAATCAGCCTTTTTCTGTTATGATCAAGGTTTGCTACGTACATGATGTTGTGCACGACTTTTGTTCAGTAAAAGCCAAAAAGGAAAAGTTTTTGAAGTTAATCAATTCAGGTGCTCCATTTCATGGTTCGGATTTCCTACACCGTCGTCTAACCATTCATACTGACGAGGGCCAACTCCACAAAAGATGTGTTTTGTTCAATTCTCATAAGTCTTCAGCTGGTAGTAAGCATCTCATAGCTTTGAAAGTGAGCGGTTCGCTTGATAACTCCAGCTATATCTGTCACACAAGACACTTGAGACTTCTTAGAGTGTTGGAACTGGGTAACACTGTCCTGGGAGAGTCTTTAGCTGAAGAAATAGGCTCCCTATTTCATTTGAGGTTCTTAAGGATTCAGGCTTATATAAACGCTATTCCACTGTCGTGGGTGAACCTACAGAATCTGGAAACTCTGTTGATCGAACCAGGATATCACATCATGGTACTACTGCCCAGAATACTCAAACTGTCGAAGCTGAAACATGTGAGTATCGACTTATGTTCTTTCTTTGAAGTGGACAATGAATGGGACATTATTATGGATCAACCAAGTAGAATATTGGAAGCTGAGAATTCAAAGTTAGAAGACTTGACAACTTTATCCAAAGTTCTTATCTCATATTCTGAAGGCACGAATGATGCTCTGGAGAAGTTCCCAAATCTTCAGCACCTTAATTGCATCATCAAGGAACCGATAGATCCTCCTACACACGGCGATTGGTTTCCCAAGATTGATGTTCTTAATAAGCTTGAATCACTCATTGCAAGCTACCAAAAAGCATGGGCTGAATATTGCTACGAGTATGATCCCGAGTTAATAGACAAAATCCCACCTCCCAATGAATATCACTTCCCTACAAGCTTGAAAGAGTTACGGTTGTATGGTTTTCCCATGAGATGTGCTTTGTTTTCAGCAATGGCGGCATTACCTGAGCTTGAAATTCTGGAGATTATCGACTGTGATTTCGTGGAGGACAAGTGGGATGCAAGTGAGGACATCTATCAAAGTCTTAAGACTTTGCGTTTGGTATCTGCCGAATTTTCTGAATGGGAAGTTGATAGGGAAAGTTTTCCcaaccttgagaaattaataCTAGAACACTGTGAAGAGCTTGCGGAAATCCCTTGTGCATTTGGGGATATACAGTCTTTAAAGTCCATTCGCGTGGTTCAAATTAAGCGTGAGGTTGGAGATTCAGCCATGAAGATTAAGAAAGATGTAGAAGCTTACACAGGAGAGGACAAACTTGATGTCCATGTATCATATGCGTATGATGACTcaagtgaagaagaagagggtgaagaagaggaagaagacgaaggtgaagaagaggaagaagaagaggcaAGTACTTTCTCACATCTTCACCCTTACgtatag